A genomic window from Bacteroidota bacterium includes:
- a CDS encoding S9 family peptidase, whose protein sequence is MKNLKIALLLLATMQLVGGFAQVSGPKPPMAQRVPYTIKGSFGDREDPYYWLKNRDDSKVIDYLKAENAYLAEVMAPTKPLQEKLYNEMVGRIEEDESSVPYKKGNYYYYTRYVKGGEYPLVCRKKEALTAPEEIIIDGNELAKGHPFLSFDVEISHDESKACIVMDVAGRNFYTIKIKDLTTGNWLKDEIKDTRNGCVWSKDDKAIVYGVPDEATLRVYQVKKHIIGSKEKEDIVLTQEDDSTLDLYVYESRSRDFIFVNGSRTDASYVAYTSCANPAKFILIEPLTTDHLYSADHVKGDEFMIHTNYQAKNYRLCTAKIDNAAKENWKDIIPNRKDVFLEDVEYFATFYVAQESKNGLTSLRIVAPNGDEDEIQFDEPAYYSTLSYNPEFNTTSIRFLYSSLITPFTTYEYDTKTLSKTILKQDVIPSGYDKSQYVTERIMVPARDGKMVPMTIAYRKDKYKKDGTAPGFIYGYGSYGYSNEDYFDSNILSLMDRGFVYANTHIRGGQEMGGAWYEDGKMLNKKNTFYDFIDCSKYLIDNKYIAKDKLFANGGSAGGLLMGAISNFAPELYRGIIADVPYVDVMTTMEDESIPLTTFEYLEWGNPKIKEQYDYMYSYSPYDNVEAKSYPNMLITTGLNDSQVQYFEPAKWTAKLRYTKTDNNLLLLKVNMDAGHGGQSGRYESVNEIAFMYTFILYCLGVNE, encoded by the coding sequence ATGAAAAACTTAAAAATAGCCCTGTTATTGCTTGCAACCATGCAGTTGGTTGGAGGTTTTGCCCAAGTATCAGGCCCAAAGCCACCCATGGCGCAGCGGGTTCCTTATACTATAAAAGGTAGTTTTGGTGATAGAGAAGACCCGTATTATTGGCTAAAAAATCGTGACGATAGTAAGGTTATCGATTATCTGAAGGCAGAAAATGCTTATCTGGCAGAAGTGATGGCTCCTACTAAGCCGCTGCAGGAAAAGTTGTACAATGAAATGGTTGGCCGTATAGAGGAAGATGAAAGCAGTGTTCCCTACAAAAAGGGTAACTACTATTATTACACCCGTTATGTAAAAGGTGGAGAATATCCGCTCGTATGCAGAAAAAAAGAAGCGCTTACCGCACCTGAAGAAATTATTATTGATGGCAATGAATTAGCTAAAGGACATCCGTTTTTAAGTTTTGATGTTGAGATTAGTCACGATGAATCGAAAGCATGCATCGTTATGGATGTTGCAGGAAGAAATTTTTATACCATTAAAATAAAAGATTTAACTACAGGTAACTGGTTAAAAGATGAAATTAAAGATACAAGAAACGGTTGCGTGTGGTCGAAAGATGATAAAGCAATTGTTTACGGCGTGCCTGATGAAGCAACATTACGTGTGTATCAGGTTAAGAAACATATAATCGGAAGTAAAGAAAAAGAGGATATTGTATTAACACAGGAAGATGACAGCACTTTAGATTTATATGTTTATGAAAGCCGGAGCAGAGATTTCATTTTTGTAAATGGTTCGCGCACCGATGCCAGCTATGTTGCGTATACCAGTTGTGCAAATCCTGCAAAATTTATTTTAATTGAACCGCTTACTACCGATCATTTATATTCTGCTGATCATGTTAAGGGTGATGAATTTATGATTCACACTAATTATCAGGCTAAAAATTATCGTTTATGTACGGCAAAAATTGATAATGCCGCCAAAGAAAACTGGAAAGATATTATTCCGAACCGCAAGGATGTGTTTTTAGAAGATGTAGAATATTTCGCTACATTTTATGTTGCGCAAGAAAGTAAAAACGGACTTACTTCATTAAGAATTGTTGCACCAAACGGCGATGAAGATGAAATTCAATTTGATGAACCTGCTTATTACAGCACACTTTCTTACAATCCGGAGTTTAATACAACAAGCATACGGTTTTTATATTCATCGTTAATTACCCCTTTTACAACATATGAATATGATACCAAAACTTTATCCAAAACAATTTTAAAACAGGATGTAATACCAAGCGGATACGATAAATCACAATATGTAACCGAACGAATTATGGTTCCTGCGCGTGATGGAAAGATGGTACCGATGACGATTGCTTATCGCAAAGACAAATATAAAAAAGACGGTACTGCACCCGGCTTTATTTACGGATATGGTTCATACGGATATAGTAATGAAGATTATTTCGACAGTAATATTTTGAGTTTAATGGACAGAGGATTTGTTTATGCCAATACACATATTCGTGGCGGACAGGAAATGGGTGGTGCATGGTATGAAGATGGTAAAATGCTGAATAAAAAAAATACGTTTTACGATTTTATTGATTGCAGTAAATATTTAATTGATAATAAATATATTGCGAAAGATAAATTGTTTGCAAACGGTGGTAGTGCAGGTGGTTTATTAATGGGTGCCATCAGTAATTTTGCTCCTGAATTATATCGAGGCATTATTGCTGATGTTCCTTATGTGGATGTAATGACTACCATGGAAGATGAAAGTATTCCACTAACTACTTTTGAATATCTGGAATGGGGAAATCCTAAAATTAAGGAGCAGTATGATTATATGTATTCTTATTCTCCTTACGATAATGTGGAAGCAAAAAGTTATCCGAATATGCTTATTACTACCGGATTAAATGATAGTCAGGTTCAATATTTCGAGCCGGCTAAATGGACAGCAAAATTACGTTACACAAAAACGGATAATAATTTATTATTATTAAAAGTAAATATGGATGCCGGTCATGGTGGACAATCGGGACGATATGAAAGTGTAAATGAAATCGCGTTTATGTATACCTTTATTTTGTATTGTTTGGGGGTGAATGAATAA
- a CDS encoding RagB/SusD family nutrient uptake outer membrane protein, translating to MKKSLYRFLTLSLIVVSVSSCEDLLQLEPAQSLSNETALDNDQGVKQALIGAYDNMSQTSLLGGELMRNAELYGGAGEILWVGTYTAPREIFNRDILALNGDVLDFWTDAYEVINSCNNVINAIDIVLPEDQARVKGEALALRAWAHFELTRMFGQQYEAGLDNTQLAVPLILIPTINFGDNVDVTRNTVEECYAQIITDLNEAESLLPEKNDEFINKYVAAALLARVYLQKADYAAARDAANRVIGSNDFQLNETFAETFANDDATNEDVFSVENSELDNSNVMATYFAINDFGGRADIEIEPEHLALYDDADARKAMFLVDGDATYTTKFNNEFGNVSIIRIAEMYLIRAECNERLGTAIGAAPVDDYNKTHVRAGLPAAVTVTLEAILLERRLELAFEGFKVHDIKRLKGMVGTMNYNDPKMVYPVPISEIEINPLLIQNEGY from the coding sequence ATGAAAAAGTCATTATATAGATTTTTAACATTGAGTTTAATTGTGGTTTCAGTTTCTTCTTGTGAAGATTTATTGCAATTGGAACCGGCTCAAAGTTTAAGTAACGAAACTGCCCTCGATAACGATCAGGGTGTTAAACAAGCACTTATTGGTGCTTATGATAATATGTCGCAAACATCCTTATTGGGTGGCGAATTAATGCGCAATGCCGAATTATACGGTGGTGCCGGTGAAATTTTATGGGTAGGTACTTATACGGCACCGCGTGAAATTTTTAACCGCGACATACTTGCCTTAAATGGTGATGTGCTCGATTTTTGGACCGATGCTTATGAGGTAATTAATTCATGTAATAATGTAATTAATGCAATTGATATTGTATTACCTGAAGATCAGGCAAGAGTTAAAGGTGAAGCACTCGCTTTAAGAGCCTGGGCACATTTTGAACTTACGCGTATGTTTGGTCAGCAATATGAAGCGGGTTTAGATAATACACAATTGGCTGTTCCGCTAATTTTAATTCCTACTATAAATTTTGGTGATAATGTTGATGTTACACGCAATACTGTGGAAGAATGTTATGCACAAATCATCACTGATTTAAATGAAGCAGAAAGTTTATTACCGGAGAAAAACGATGAGTTTATTAATAAATATGTAGCTGCTGCATTACTTGCACGTGTGTATTTACAGAAAGCGGATTATGCTGCTGCACGTGACGCTGCGAACCGTGTAATTGGTTCTAACGATTTTCAACTGAACGAAACTTTTGCTGAAACTTTTGCAAACGACGATGCAACAAATGAAGACGTATTCAGTGTTGAAAATTCAGAACTTGATAATAGTAATGTAATGGCAACCTATTTTGCAATTAACGATTTTGGTGGTCGTGCAGATATTGAAATTGAACCGGAACATCTTGCACTTTATGATGATGCAGATGCACGTAAAGCAATGTTTTTGGTAGATGGGGATGCTACTTATACTACTAAATTTAATAATGAATTTGGTAACGTAAGTATTATTCGTATTGCAGAAATGTATTTAATCCGCGCTGAATGTAACGAACGCCTTGGAACTGCAATTGGCGCCGCACCGGTAGATGATTATAACAAAACACATGTACGTGCCGGTTTACCTGCTGCTGTTACCGTAACTTTAGAAGCTATTTTATTGGAACGTCGCCTCGAACTAGCATTTGAAGGATTTAAAGTGCATGATATCAAACGCCTTAAAGGTATGGTAGGCACTATGAATTACAATGATCCTAAAATGGTTTATCCTGTGCCAATTTCTGAAATAGAAATTAATCCTTTACTTATTCAAAATGAAGGGTATTAA
- a CDS encoding T9SS type A sorting domain-containing protein — protein MKKNYIKISAAAIIIIGSAMVGNAQIVGGVSYLKGKFVEVAISDCGTYTSAAEGVVVAAPTGYHENTIDGSLSFGNDVNVDGWDLGVPDQCGDYIMPGSPEDGFAIQMGTGTVYGNIQPYCYSPTLFTPNLPSFEGGNTFNANGGATRKSIWQGTNTDLGLAIAQTSYFLNKKQAILTIVDICNGGDELYDVYYARNADPDNDQVTTGDFTTKNNVVKQYATGGFSYVSAASNVGSPCFMSYVTGDARGKVSRGNFSMGSPYDMYNGLSGYVTTSGANSADEAIQVSFKIDTIAHNDCACVAYSTVFTSAGVTEQVALTNTACATLGTLARFGEDVVAEYLDNPTYFLNNQMLVYPNPSNGNFTLNLFEIENATITVVSITGQVVYTETGVSNIAGITLENLTPGLYLVNAEYADGKKLPNQLL, from the coding sequence ATGAAAAAAAATTACATAAAAATTTCGGCTGCAGCAATTATAATTATTGGTTCAGCTATGGTAGGCAACGCTCAAATTGTTGGCGGTGTTTCTTATTTGAAAGGTAAATTTGTTGAAGTAGCAATTTCCGATTGCGGAACTTACACTTCAGCAGCAGAAGGTGTTGTAGTTGCAGCACCAACAGGTTATCACGAAAATACTATAGATGGTTCATTATCATTTGGTAATGACGTAAATGTTGATGGATGGGACTTAGGTGTACCTGATCAGTGTGGTGATTATATTATGCCGGGTTCACCTGAAGATGGCTTCGCTATTCAAATGGGAACAGGAACTGTTTATGGAAACATTCAACCATATTGCTATAGCCCAACGTTATTTACACCAAACTTACCTTCATTTGAAGGTGGTAACACTTTTAATGCAAATGGTGGTGCAACAAGAAAAAGCATTTGGCAGGGAACGAATACCGATTTAGGTTTAGCTATTGCTCAAACTTCTTATTTCTTAAATAAAAAACAGGCAATTTTAACTATCGTTGATATTTGTAATGGTGGTGATGAATTGTATGATGTTTATTATGCAAGAAATGCTGACCCGGATAATGACCAGGTTACTACCGGCGATTTTACAACAAAAAACAATGTTGTAAAACAATATGCAACAGGCGGTTTTTCTTATGTATCTGCAGCAAGTAATGTTGGCTCACCTTGTTTTATGAGTTATGTAACCGGTGATGCACGTGGTAAAGTATCACGCGGTAATTTCAGCATGGGTTCACCTTACGATATGTATAATGGCTTAAGTGGTTATGTAACTACTTCAGGTGCAAACAGCGCTGATGAAGCAATTCAGGTTTCATTTAAAATCGACACTATTGCGCATAACGATTGTGCATGTGTTGCTTACAGTACCGTGTTTACTTCTGCAGGTGTTACTGAACAGGTTGCTTTAACAAATACAGCTTGTGCTACTTTAGGTACACTTGCTCGTTTTGGTGAAGACGTTGTTGCTGAATACCTCGATAATCCAACTTATTTCTTAAACAATCAAATGTTAGTATATCCTAACCCTTCTAACGGTAATTTCACTTTGAATTTATTCGAAATTGAAAATGCTACAATTACAGTTGTAAGTATTACAGGTCAGGTTGTTTATACTGAAACAGGTGTTAGCAATATTGCAGGTATCACACTCGAAAATTTAACTCCGGGTTTATATCTTGTAAATGCTGAATACGCAGATGGTAAAAAATTACCAAATCAGTTGTTATAG
- a CDS encoding M4 family metallopeptidase, with product MKKWKLLLIVILCLPMQLLKAQQRVLPANVEKKYQAIIKPGSTLDWIEFKADATFKAVSVFTEAPDLLGMSGNDELRLMKTNTDQAGNKHYKFAQYYNGVRLEGVEQLSHERNGKLHLVNGDFVPGLNLNVTPNVSAQQAIETVLSAYPAEKYMWENERAEAAFKKKENNPNATLYPTPELLIVKINPKEKNIAANYVLAYRMYVFAVKPSIAKYVYVNANTGEIIRDRSLEHFCNSTTVETTFNGNQTVYTDYRTEDCGAFGDTETSYFPIDDCNPDTEIRSYYSGGYGTASYGDDWYYCSSTNDWDGYINYKMVMTSLWGTRKAFDYYLDTYGHESFDGAGGDIDIFNNRTYFDDADDPYCSNANYTNIIDNLNFGSGGDCAPGTSDDYNAIDIVGHEFTHGVIEYAHFDALDYSEESGALNESFADIFGEMVEFYVEGDDAPTWLHGEDRGANRSFINPNDKGDPDTYYGDYWADIAGGDYGGVHTNSGVQNHMFYLLSVGGEGINDFGVEFHVDAIGYDKARRIGWGAMMDYLDGDDGYIMARNAWIQAAIDLYGSCSQEVISVGQAFQAVGVTKFTSYDIASVCGTYTLTGYADATYGIENRSILFDNFLSDCSTTILSTAVVTFESAYYINLHPGFTANSGCTFVAWIDECEMTAYNPDDLRFAENNIVGENNTAAMAHFSIYPVPSASTVTIDLLISSGAVANLFVTDLSGKQIANWMVDQIVEPGTQQFQFDVSNLASGMYIAVFKTADEMQTTKFVVQH from the coding sequence ATGAAAAAATGGAAATTGCTTTTAATAGTCATCCTTTGTTTGCCTATGCAACTATTAAAAGCGCAACAGCGGGTATTACCTGCAAATGTTGAAAAAAAGTATCAGGCTATTATTAAGCCCGGCTCAACACTCGACTGGATTGAGTTTAAAGCAGACGCAACATTTAAAGCTGTTTCGGTTTTTACTGAAGCGCCCGACCTACTAGGCATGTCAGGAAACGATGAATTGCGTTTAATGAAAACAAATACAGATCAAGCCGGAAATAAACACTATAAATTTGCGCAATATTACAACGGTGTGCGTTTAGAAGGTGTTGAACAACTTTCACATGAAAGAAATGGAAAACTGCACCTCGTAAACGGCGATTTTGTTCCCGGGTTAAATTTAAATGTAACACCAAATGTAAGTGCCCAACAAGCAATTGAAACGGTATTATCAGCTTACCCCGCAGAAAAATATATGTGGGAAAATGAACGTGCCGAAGCTGCATTTAAGAAAAAAGAAAATAATCCAAATGCAACTTTATACCCAACACCTGAATTATTAATTGTTAAGATAAATCCAAAGGAAAAAAACATAGCAGCTAATTATGTGCTGGCATACAGAATGTATGTTTTTGCAGTAAAACCTTCAATTGCAAAATATGTTTATGTAAATGCAAATACCGGTGAGATAATTCGTGACCGCAGTCTGGAACATTTTTGTAATAGCACAACCGTTGAAACTACATTTAATGGAAATCAAACTGTTTATACCGATTATCGTACAGAAGATTGCGGCGCGTTTGGTGACACAGAAACATCCTATTTTCCAATTGACGACTGCAATCCGGACACTGAAATAAGAAGCTATTATTCTGGTGGATATGGCACTGCAAGTTATGGTGACGACTGGTATTATTGTTCTTCTACGAATGACTGGGATGGTTATATTAATTACAAAATGGTGATGACCTCTCTATGGGGAACACGAAAGGCATTCGATTATTATTTAGATACCTATGGCCACGAAAGTTTTGATGGTGCAGGTGGTGATATTGATATTTTTAATAACAGAACATATTTTGATGATGCCGATGACCCTTATTGCAGTAATGCAAATTATACCAATATTATCGATAATTTAAATTTCGGCAGTGGTGGCGATTGCGCTCCCGGAACATCAGATGATTATAATGCAATTGATATTGTTGGTCATGAATTTACACATGGTGTAATTGAATATGCACATTTTGACGCATTAGATTATTCTGAAGAAAGTGGCGCATTAAATGAATCGTTTGCTGATATTTTTGGCGAAATGGTAGAATTTTATGTTGAAGGTGATGACGCACCAACATGGTTACACGGTGAAGACAGAGGTGCAAATCGTTCATTTATTAATCCTAACGATAAAGGTGATCCGGATACTTACTATGGCGATTATTGGGCAGATATAGCCGGGGGTGATTACGGCGGTGTGCATACTAACAGCGGCGTGCAAAATCATATGTTTTATTTATTGAGTGTTGGTGGAGAAGGTATTAATGATTTTGGTGTTGAATTTCATGTAGATGCTATTGGTTACGATAAAGCCAGACGAATTGGCTGGGGCGCTATGATGGATTATCTGGATGGTGATGATGGTTATATTATGGCAAGAAATGCATGGATTCAGGCTGCAATCGATTTATACGGAAGTTGCTCACAGGAAGTAATTTCGGTTGGACAGGCATTTCAGGCAGTTGGTGTAACTAAATTTACATCTTATGATATTGCATCAGTATGTGGAACTTATACTTTAACAGGTTATGCAGATGCAACTTATGGCATCGAAAATAGAAGTATTTTATTTGACAATTTTTTAAGTGACTGCAGCACTACAATTCTTTCAACCGCAGTAGTAACATTTGAATCTGCTTATTATATTAATTTACATCCTGGTTTTACGGCAAATTCAGGTTGCACATTTGTTGCATGGATTGATGAATGTGAAATGACTGCATACAATCCTGACGATTTACGATTTGCAGAAAATAATATCGTGGGTGAAAATAATACTGCAGCAATGGCACATTTTTCAATTTATCCCGTGCCAAGTGCTTCAACTGTTACCATCGATTTATTAATTTCTAGCGGCGCTGTTGCCAATCTTTTTGTAACAGATTTGTCCGGCAAACAAATTGCAAATTGGATGGTTGATCAAATAGTTGAACCCGGAACACAACAATTTCAATTCGATGTAAGTAACCTTGCATCAGGAATGTATATCGCGGTATTTAAAACTGCCGATGAAATGCAAACCACAAAATTTGTTGTTCAACATTAG
- a CDS encoding L,D-transpeptidase yields the protein MDSLHLTKKDTWIYVDKSDFILLLKHDSITLKSYPVVLGKNPTADKNQQGDNCTPEGIFHLRDLYPHKGWSKFLWIDYPTAESYKKHEAAKKEGKISANAKIGGEIGIHGVPDGTDYMIDENMNWTAGCISLKNAHINEIYAFVEVGTKVEIVQ from the coding sequence ATGGACTCTTTACATCTAACCAAAAAAGACACCTGGATTTACGTTGATAAATCAGATTTTATTTTATTACTCAAACATGACAGTATTACACTTAAATCATACCCGGTTGTTTTAGGAAAAAATCCAACAGCCGATAAAAACCAGCAGGGTGATAATTGCACTCCTGAAGGCATATTCCATCTCCGCGATTTATATCCTCATAAAGGTTGGAGTAAATTTTTATGGATTGATTATCCTACTGCCGAAAGTTACAAAAAACATGAAGCTGCAAAAAAGGAGGGGAAAATATCTGCAAATGCAAAAATTGGTGGTGAAATTGGTATTCACGGTGTGCCTGATGGAACGGATTATATGATAGATGAAAACATGAACTGGACAGCAGGTTGTATCTCATTAAAAAATGCGCATATCAATGAAATTTATGCATTTGTTGAAGTGGGCACCAAAGTAGAAATTGTGCAATAA
- a CDS encoding TonB-dependent receptor: MRKYLLLIVVSFVSIQLFGQGRTITGKITDADNGEYMPGVTILLEGTQNGTISDSDGKYSISVPETGGVLVFSFVGYETQKVTLTEKNVVYVSLKMSQEVLDEVVVVGYGTEVKTKVTGSISEISGDEIALTPVATVEQTLQGKAAGLFIEANNGKVGGDVKIRIRGSSSINASNQPLIIVDGIPINTVAVNDYFNVYLNPLNDIDFNDIESVEVLKDASASAIYGSRAANGVIIITTKRGKEGKAKITLDYQQGFSTPTRLREFLNAEEYIDYFTQAAINAGEYDFANGLSGYATVEEAVDDYISDVEKKFDRLAGHTDWRTSPANTDWQSKAFQPATSSMIDFSISGGTEKIQYFTSVGYSYQDGIMLGNHGDRFNVLNNLDAQLTDKFSMSLNLNLSRSINNDIPDDNSFSTPLQMVAQSPLTPTKDTTGEYYNTPTALYYNPLIEVDNVFFESTTFRTLANWSGEYQLIPSLAIRAELGGDITNHWQQRFYGSKSEVGLSVGGYATNYNSGVQYLDTKLLLVFNKKVEKSTFGATGGVEYNKYDDYYNSVEGQGFPNDKLQTLASAAEIVEGTSVLSYYRFISYFVRATYDYETKYLLNITARADGSSRFGEANRYGVFPSASAGWVISNEDFLKGSKKVSLLKLRASFGLTGNAGIGNFDYKGLYGISSYAGTSALYPSTIANPELTWEKTAQFDIGFDFGFFNDRITGELDYYIKNTTDLLLDVPVPATTGYAVQTQNVGSLENKGFEIVINTQNFEGDFSWGTSFNFSVNKNKILELANGQELIDLGGSDFMNVIMVGQPLGVFYGAEYAGVDPENGDGLFYVNETEGSTETTNDFNLANYVVIGDPNPDFIAGITNNFAYKNIALDVTLQGVYGNDVNLQGDYWMSSNASQYDNQTVDQLDAWQNPGDDTDIPENRLLFANGTEARSSRYLSDASYLRVKTVTLSYTFPKRLTQRMNMSSLRLYASAYNMFTFTNYIGWDPEVSTDSFTDNVYYGIDFYSAPQPKTMVLGISIAL, encoded by the coding sequence ATGCGGAAATATCTACTCCTGATTGTTGTTTCCTTTGTCTCCATTCAGCTATTTGGGCAAGGGCGCACCATTACAGGGAAAATTACAGATGCAGACAATGGCGAATACATGCCCGGCGTTACCATTTTATTAGAAGGAACCCAAAATGGTACAATTAGCGACTCTGACGGGAAATACTCAATTTCAGTCCCTGAAACCGGCGGTGTGCTGGTTTTTTCATTTGTAGGCTATGAAACTCAAAAGGTTACGTTAACTGAGAAGAACGTAGTATATGTGAGTTTAAAAATGTCACAAGAAGTGCTGGATGAAGTAGTTGTTGTGGGATACGGAACAGAGGTGAAAACCAAAGTTACCGGCAGTATCTCCGAAATCAGCGGCGATGAAATTGCACTTACACCTGTTGCTACGGTAGAACAAACATTACAAGGCAAAGCTGCCGGTTTGTTTATAGAAGCAAACAACGGAAAAGTTGGGGGTGATGTAAAAATTCGTATCCGTGGATCATCTTCTATTAATGCAAGTAATCAGCCACTCATTATTGTAGATGGTATTCCAATTAATACTGTAGCAGTAAACGATTATTTTAACGTTTATCTTAACCCGCTTAACGATATCGATTTTAATGATATAGAAAGTGTTGAGGTATTAAAAGATGCTTCAGCAAGTGCTATTTATGGTTCACGTGCGGCTAACGGTGTAATCATTATTACTACAAAACGTGGTAAAGAAGGAAAAGCTAAAATCACCCTCGACTATCAGCAGGGTTTCAGCACACCAACCCGTTTACGCGAATTTTTAAATGCCGAAGAATATATTGATTATTTTACGCAGGCTGCAATTAATGCCGGTGAATACGATTTTGCAAACGGCCTCAGCGGTTATGCAACTGTTGAAGAAGCAGTTGATGATTATATTAGTGATGTTGAGAAAAAATTCGACCGACTTGCCGGTCATACCGATTGGAGAACAAGTCCGGCAAATACCGATTGGCAATCAAAAGCTTTCCAGCCGGCTACATCAAGTATGATTGATTTTTCAATTTCAGGAGGAACTGAAAAAATACAATATTTTACCAGCGTTGGTTATTCTTATCAGGATGGTATTATGTTGGGTAATCACGGCGACAGATTTAATGTATTAAATAATCTGGATGCGCAGCTTACCGATAAATTCAGCATGAGTTTGAATTTGAATTTAAGCCGTTCTATTAATAATGATATTCCGGATGATAATTCATTTTCTACGCCGTTACAAATGGTAGCTCAATCGCCACTTACACCAACAAAAGATACCACCGGCGAATATTATAATACGCCAACCGCTTTATATTATAATCCATTAATTGAAGTGGATAATGTATTTTTTGAAAGTACAACTTTCAGAACACTCGCAAACTGGTCAGGTGAATATCAATTAATTCCTTCACTCGCAATCAGAGCTGAATTAGGTGGTGATATTACCAACCACTGGCAACAACGTTTTTACGGAAGTAAAAGTGAAGTTGGTTTATCCGTTGGTGGTTATGCAACAAATTATAATTCAGGTGTACAATATCTGGATACTAAATTGCTGCTCGTATTTAATAAGAAAGTAGAAAAAAGTACATTCGGTGCAACCGGCGGTGTTGAATATAATAAATATGACGATTATTATAATTCAGTAGAAGGCCAGGGTTTCCCTAATGACAAATTACAAACTTTAGCAAGTGCCGCAGAAATAGTTGAAGGTACTTCCGTATTATCTTATTACCGTTTCATCTCTTATTTTGTTCGTGCAACTTACGATTATGAAACAAAATATTTATTAAACATTACTGCACGTGCCGATGGTTCTTCACGTTTTGGTGAAGCTAACCGTTACGGTGTTTTTCCTTCTGCTTCTGCAGGTTGGGTTATTTCAAATGAAGATTTCCTGAAAGGCAGCAAAAAAGTGAGTTTATTAAAATTACGTGCGAGTTTTGGTTTAACAGGAAATGCAGGTATTGGTAATTTCGATTACAAAGGTTTATATGGTATCAGTTCTTACGCAGGAACTTCTGCCTTATATCCTTCAACCATTGCAAACCCTGAATTAACCTGGGAAAAAACAGCACAATTTGATATTGGTTTTGACTTTGGTTTCTTCAACGACCGTATTACAGGTGAATTAGATTATTATATTAAAAATACAACTGATTTATTGTTAGATGTTCCTGTTCCTGCAACAACAGGTTATGCAGTGCAAACTCAAAATGTGGGTAGCCTCGAAAATAAAGGTTTTGAAATTGTTATTAATACACAAAACTTTGAAGGCGACTTTTCTTGGGGAACTAGTTTCAATTTTTCAGTGAATAAAAATAAAATCCTTGAACTCGCAAATGGTCAGGAATTAATTGACCTTGGTGGTAGCGATTTTATGAATGTAATTATGGTTGGTCAGCCATTAGGTGTATTTTACGGCGCTGAATATGCAGGTGTAGATCCTGAAAACGGCGACGGTTTATTTTATGTAAATGAAACTGAAGGAAGCACTGAAACAACAAACGATTTTAACCTCGCAAATTATGTTGTAATTGGTGACCCGAATCCTGATTTTATAGCAGGTATCACAAACAACTTCGCTTATAAAAATATAGCATTAGATGTTACTTTACAGGGAGTATATGGTAACGATGTAAATTTACAGGGCGACTATTGGATGAGTTCAAACGCAAGTCAGTACGATAACCAAACTGTTGACCAGTTAGACGCATGGCAAAATCCGGGCGATGATACTGACATTCCTGAAAACCGTTTATTATTTGCTAACGGAACAGAAGCGCGCTCAAGCCGTTATCTTTCAGATGCATCTTATTTACGTGTAAAAACTGTAACCTTAAGTTATACTTTCCCTAAACGATTAACACAAAGAATGAACATGTCGTCATTACGTTTGTATGCCTCTGCATATAACATGTTCACGTTTACGAATTACATCGGATGGGATCCGGAAGTATCAACCGACTCATTTACAGATAACGTTTATTATGGTATCGATTTTTACAGTGCACCACAACCTAAAACCATGGTACTGGGTATTAGTATCGCACTTTAA